A genomic window from Vitis riparia cultivar Riparia Gloire de Montpellier isolate 1030 chromosome 18, EGFV_Vit.rip_1.0, whole genome shotgun sequence includes:
- the LOC117905431 gene encoding pentatricopeptide repeat-containing protein At2g29760, chloroplastic-like, with amino-acid sequence MEQKMLRILQNCKNIRELKQTHLQIFIHGLQHSDFMLPKLITVSSAFNLLDYATHKEALRVYSRMKALMVEANSFTFTFLLKCFETSQALEDGRVIHGEILKLGFGSSVFVQNSLLGFYANCSENLGSAYRVFEEMPERDVISWNSMISAYMTRGEIQSAIGLLDKMPERNIVTWNSVVCGLSKAGNMELAHSVFEQMPLRNEVSWNSMISGYVRIGDVKAAQSIFDQMPEKTVVSWTAMISGYATNGDLKSAENIFNHMPVKNVVSWNAMISGYVHNHEFDQALCVFHHMLINGECRPDQTTLISVLSACAHLGSLEHGKWINSYIKKNKLHLSIPLGNALIDMFAKCGDVENAKEVFHHMSKRCIITWTTMVSGLAVNGKCREAINLFDKMCLEGTKPDDVIFIAVLSACTHGGLVEEGKRVFDQMVQEFGIKPRIEHYGCMVDLLGRAGKLEEAVRFTARMHLKPNAVIWATLLFCCKIHGNGDLLKSVTEKIMDQEPSNPSYLTLVSNLSASFGRWEDALSFRVAMRQQRMEKVPGCSSIQVGNRVHEFLAKDTRHVQRKEIYRALDCLNGQLKVECDCAIRISQ; translated from the exons ATGGAGCAGAAAATGCTCCGGATCCTACAAAACTGCAAGAATATCCGAGAACTGAAGCAAACCCATCTTCAGATTTTCATACATGGCCTCCAGCATAGCGATTTTATGCTACCGAAACTGATCACTGTCTCCTCCGCTTTCAATTTACTCGATTATGCG ACTCATAAAGAGGCATTGCGTGTATATAGTCGAATGAAGGCGTTGATGGTTGAGGCCAATAGTTTTACCTTTACCTTCCTTCTTAAATGTTTTGAAACCTCACAAGCCTTGGAAGATGGTAGAGTGATACATGGTGAAATTTTGAAGTTGGGTTTTGGTTCTAGTGTGTTTGTTCAGAATTCCCTTTTGGGTTTCTATGCAAACTGCAGTGAGAATTTAGGTTCTGCTTACCGGGTATTTGAGGAAATGCCTGAACGAGATGTTATTTCATGGAATTCTATGATTAGTGCTTATATGACTCGTGGGGAGATACAATCTGCAATAGGGTTATTGGATAAGATGCCAGAGCGGAACATTGTGACGTGGAATTCTGTTGTTTGTGGGCTGTCTAAGGCTGGGAACATGGAGTTAGCTCATTCTGTCTTTGAGCAGATGCCACTGAGAAATGAGGTTTCTTGGAATTCAATGATTTCTGGATATGTAAGGATTGGTGATGTGAAGGCTGCACAGTCTATTTTTGATCAGATGCCTGAGAAAACTGTGGTTTCCTGGACGGCCATGATTTCAGGATATGCAACAAATGGAGATCTTAAATCTgcagaaaacattttcaatcatatgCCAGTTAAAAATGTGGTCTCATGGAATGCTATGATTTCAGGTTATGTTCACAACCACGAGTTTGATCAAGCTCTGTGTGTATTTCATCATATGTTAATCAATGGTGAGTGCAGGCCTGACCAGACTACTTTGATCAGTGTACTGTCTGCCTGTGCTCATTTGGGGTCTCTTGAACATGGGAAGTGGATCAATtcatatattaagaaaaacaagCTTCACTTGTCAATTCCATTAGGCAATGCTTTGATAGACATGTTTGCAAAATGTGGAGATGTAGAAAATGCAAAAGAAGTGTTTCATCATATGTCTAAAAGATGTATAATCACATGGACAACAATGGTCTCAGGGCTTGCGGTTAATGGGAAATGTAGAGAAGCCATAAATCTCTTTGATAAGATGTGTCTAGAAGGAACAAAACCAGATGATGTTATCTTCATTGCTGTTCTGTCAGCTTGCACTCATGGAGGTCTGGTGGAAGAAGGTAAAAGGGTATTTGATCAAATGGTACAAGAATTTGGTATTAAACCCCGAATTGAGCATTATGGTTGCATGGTTGATCTTCTTGGTCGAGCAGGGAAGTTAGAAGAAGCAGTCAGATTCACAGCAAGAATGCATTTGAAGCCAAATGCTGTCATTTGGGCCACTTTGTTATTTTGTTGTAAGATTCATGGAAATGGAGATTTGTTAAAATCCGTGACTGAGAAAATTATGGATCAGGAGCCGTCAAATCCCAGCTATTTAACTTTGGTTTCAAATTTGAGTGCCTCATTTGGACGGTGGGAAGATGCCTTGAGCTTTCGGGTAGCAATGAGACAGCAAAGAATGGAAAAAGTACCTGGTTGTAGCTCAATCCAAGTAGGGAACAGGGTCCATGAATTTCTAGCTAAGGATACACGGCATGTGCAAAGGAAGGAAATTTATAGAGCTTTGGATTGTTTAAATGGACAGTTGAAAGTTGAATGTGATTGTGCTATAAGAATATCACAATGA
- the LOC117907887 gene encoding probable beta-1,4-xylosyltransferase IRX10, with amino-acid sequence MGSPNNKPRAFTSHTHHGLCTRTHQIAALALIIVTFFLTRLLDQSFSSCASQASVAQLPGSRTVLRVNGGGSLSWPERGYGSQLSLKIYVYEEDEIDGLKSLLYGRDGSIPTEVCVTGQWGTQVKIHRLLLKSRFRTRRKEEADLFFVPTYIKCVRMKGGLNDKEIDQMYVKVLSQMPYFRLSGGRNHIFVFPSGAGPHLFKSWATYLNRSIILTPEGDRTDKKDTSAFNTWKDIIIPGNVADEMTTNGATLVQPLPLSKRKFLANFLGRAQRKLGRLQLIELAKQYPDKLESPELQFSGPDKLGRIEYFHHLRNAKFCFAPRGESSWTLRFYESFFVECVPVILSDQVELPFQNVIDYTQVSIKWPSSRIGPQLLEYLESIPDKVIEEMISRGREVRCWWVYASESEPCSAMRGIMWELQRKVRKFHQSTETFWLHNGSIINRNLEQFSNWKPPMPLP; translated from the exons atgggaagccCCAACAATAAGCCCAGAGCCTTCACATCTCACACTCACCATGGCCTCTGCACCCGCACCCACCAGATTGCTGCCCTAGCCCTCATCATCGTCACCTTCTTCCTCACAAGGCTCCTCGATCAGTCCTTCTCTTCCTGCGCCTCCCAAGCCTCTGTTGCTCAGCTTCCTGGTTCTCGGACTGTCCTGCGTGTTAACGGCGGTGGGTCCCTGTCGTGGCCCGAGCGCGGGTACGGGTCTCAGCTCTCCCTCAAGATCTACGTCTACGAGGAGGATGAGATCGACGGCTTGAAGTCATTGTTGTATGGGAGAGACGGTTCGATCCCCACGGAGGTTTGCGTTACAGGCCAGTGGGGGACTCAG GTTAAAATACACAgacttctattgaaatcaagattTAGAACAAGAAGGAAAGAGGAAGCAGATCTATTTTTTGTGCCAACTTATATTAAATGTGTTCGGATGAAGGGAGGTCTGAATGACAAAGAGATTGATCAAATGTATGTGAAG GTCTTAAGTCAAATGCCATATTTCAGGCTATCTGGTGGCCGAAACCACATATTTGTTTTCCCAAG TGGTGCTGGGCCTCACTTGTTTAAATCCTGGGCAACATACTTAAACCGCTCAATAATTCTTACTCCTGAG GGGGACCGTACAGACAAAAAAGACACAAGTGCCTTTAATACGTGGAAAGATATCATCATTCCCGGAAATGTTGCTGATGAGATGACTACAAATGGAGCTACCCTTGTACAGCCTTTGCCTCTATCAAAGAGGAAGTTCTTGGCAAACTTCTTAGGCCGAGCACAGAGAAAGCTTGGTCGTCTTCAATTAATAGAGCTTGCGAAGCAATACCCTGATAAG TTGGAATCTCCAGAGCTGCAGTTCAGTGGCCCTGACAAATTAGGCAGGATAGAGTATTTTCATCACCTGCGCAATGCCAAGTTCTGCTTTGCCCCTCGTGGGGAGTCATCATGGACTCTTCGTTTCTATGAGTCCTTTTTTGTG GAGTGTGTCCCAGTGATTTTATCAGATCAAGTAGAATTACCTTTCCAGAATGTCATTGACTACACCCAGGTATCAATCAAATGGCCATCCTCTCGAATTGGACCCCAACTTCTGGAGTACCTAGAATCAATACCAG ATAAAGTGATAGAGGAGATGATATCCCGTGGGCGAGAGGTGAGGTGTTGGTGGGTTTATGCTTCAGAATCAGAGCCGTGTTCAGCAATGCGCGGAATCATGTGGGAACTTCAGAGAAAAGTGAGAAAATTCCACCAGTCAACAGAAACATTCTGGCTGCACAATGGATctattataaatagaaatttggAACAATTCTCTAATTGGAAACCTCCCATGCCTTTGCCTTGA
- the LOC117905820 gene encoding psbP domain-containing protein 4, chloroplastic isoform X1 encodes MGTSIFTSCSFSWRNHQHIIPSHRFLSHSSLDKGLSVAKAAVDTRQNGCVEFVDEETEKFSGFLKRRSAIVSGVSLISSTVLGFPREGLAVVKQGLLAGRVPGLSEPDEQGWRTYRRPDEKSGGHGVGWSPIIPYIFSVPSGWEEVPVSIADLGGTEIDLRFANSKEGRLFVIVAPVLRFADNLGDDATVEKIGPPEKVIAAFGPEVIGENVEGKVLSMGVVEHSGRTYYQFELEPPHVLITATAAGNRLYLFSVTASGLQWKRHYKDLKKIADSFRVV; translated from the exons ATGGGAACATCCATATTCACTAGCTGTAGCTTTTCCTGGAGAAATCATCAGCATATCATTCCTTCTCACCgttttctttctcattcttcGCTGGATAAGGGTTTATCGGTAGCAAAAGCTGCTGTAGATACAAGACAGAATGGTTGTGTTGAATTTGTTGATGAAGAAACTGAGAAGTTCTCTGGGTTTTTGAAGAGAAGATCCGCTATTGTTTCTGGGGTCTCTTTGATTTCTTCCACAGTTTTGGGTTTTCCAAGAGAGGGATTGGCAGTTGTGAAACAAGGCCTCCTAGCAGGAAGGGTACCTGGTCTATCTGAGCCAGATGAACAAG GTTGGAGGACATACCGGAGACCGGATGAAAAATCTGGAGGCCATGGTGTTGGATGGAGTCCGATTATTCCTTACATCTTTTCAGTCCCTTCTGGTTGGGAAGAG GTTCCTGTATCAATTGCAGATCTAGGTGGGACAGAGATCGATTTGAGGTTTGCCAATTCTAAGGAAGGGCGTTTATTTGTCATTGTTGCTCCAGTTCTCAGATTTGCAGACA ATCTTGGGGATGATGCTACAGTTGAAAAAATAGGACCTCCAGAGAAAGTGATCGCTGCTTTTGGACCAGAAGTGATTGGGGAGAATGTAGAAGGAAAAGTCTTGAGCATGGGAGTAGTGGAGCACTCAGGAAGAACATATTACCAGTTCGAATTGGAGCCACCTCATGTTCTTATCACAGCAACTGCAGCGGGAAATCGCCTTTACTTGTTCAGTGTAACTGCAAGTG GTCTTCAATGGAAAAGACATTACAAGGATTTAAAAAAGATAGCTGACTCTTTCCGTGTTGTCTAG
- the LOC117905820 gene encoding psbP domain-containing protein 4, chloroplastic isoform X2 translates to MNKTGWRTYRRPDEKSGGHGVGWSPIIPYIFSVPSGWEEVPVSIADLGGTEIDLRFANSKEGRLFVIVAPVLRFADNLGDDATVEKIGPPEKVIAAFGPEVIGENVEGKVLSMGVVEHSGRTYYQFELEPPHVLITATAAGNRLYLFSVTASGLQWKRHYKDLKKIADSFRVV, encoded by the exons ATGAACAAG ACAGGTTGGAGGACATACCGGAGACCGGATGAAAAATCTGGAGGCCATGGTGTTGGATGGAGTCCGATTATTCCTTACATCTTTTCAGTCCCTTCTGGTTGGGAAGAG GTTCCTGTATCAATTGCAGATCTAGGTGGGACAGAGATCGATTTGAGGTTTGCCAATTCTAAGGAAGGGCGTTTATTTGTCATTGTTGCTCCAGTTCTCAGATTTGCAGACA ATCTTGGGGATGATGCTACAGTTGAAAAAATAGGACCTCCAGAGAAAGTGATCGCTGCTTTTGGACCAGAAGTGATTGGGGAGAATGTAGAAGGAAAAGTCTTGAGCATGGGAGTAGTGGAGCACTCAGGAAGAACATATTACCAGTTCGAATTGGAGCCACCTCATGTTCTTATCACAGCAACTGCAGCGGGAAATCGCCTTTACTTGTTCAGTGTAACTGCAAGTG GTCTTCAATGGAAAAGACATTACAAGGATTTAAAAAAGATAGCTGACTCTTTCCGTGTTGTCTAG
- the LOC117905819 gene encoding pentatricopeptide repeat-containing protein At3g21470 yields the protein MMRIGSLSQNSLDTTRSPRPKTQNERQNHQTQSPSLPKSLKQGSDFCPGKGIPSLSNWCHLIRSYLSQGAPREALLVYTGLRRKGVFLLGVAPLVLKACASLSIVKHGKALHAESIKNGVDFDVMIGTSLVCMYAKCGNVVDSRKVFDYMPERNAVTWNAMICGYMGNGDSKSAVLLFEKMSIRTAVTWIEMIDGFARSGDTETARRFFDDVPSELRNVVTWTVMVDGYARNAEMEAAREVFEGMPQRNFFAWSSMISGYCKKGNVKEARSIFDRIPVRNLVNWNSLISGYAQNGFSEEALEAFGKMQAEGFEPDEVTIASVLSACSQLGMLDAGKKIHHMMNHKGIKLNQFVLNGLVDMYAKCGDLANARLIFEGMAHRNRACWNSMISGFAIHGQSKEALEFFGRMEDSHEGPDEITFLSVLSACAHGGFVNAGLEIFSRMEKYGLTTGIKHYGCLIDLLGRAGRIKEAYDLIKRMPVKPNDVVWGALLGACRVHLDMEMADRVVEEIVKVDSNISSGCDSHYVLLSNIYAASDRWEKAEKMRMEMANKGFQKTTGCSSIMPGNTTHE from the coding sequence ATGATGAGAATTGGAAGTTTGTCCCAAAACTCACTAGATACTACCCGCAGCCCTCGCCCAAAAACCCAGAATGAACGTCAAAATCACCAGACCCAAAGCCCATCACTCCCCAAATCCCTCAAACAAGGCTCTGATTTTTGCCCCGGAAAAGGCATTCCGAGTCTTTCAAATTGGTGTCACCTTATAAGAAGTTACCTCTCTCAAGGAGCCCCAAGAGAAGCCCTTCTTGTGTATACTGGTTTGCGCAGGAAAGGTGTATTCCTTCTGGGTGTGGCGCCTTTGGTTCTCAAGGCTTGTGCTTCTCTTTCCATAGTGAAGCATGGAAAAGCTTTGCATGCTGAGTCAATCAAGAATGGGGTAGACTTTGATGTAATGATTGGAACTTCGTTGGTTTGTATGTATGCAAAATGTGGGAATGTTGTTGATTCTCGTAAAGTATTTGATTATATGCCTGAGAGGAATGCGGTGACATGGAATGCGATGATATGTGGATACATGGGGAATGGAGACAGCAAGTCCGCGGTGTTATTATTTGAAAAGATGTCTATACGAACTGCAGTGACATGGATTGAAATGATTGATGGGTTTGCAAGGAGCGGGGATACTGAGACTGCTAGGCGTTTCTTTGATGATGTTCCATCTGAGTTGAGGAATGTAGTAACTTGGACTGTGATGGTTGATGGGTATGCTAGAAATGCGGAGATGGAGGCTGCAAGGGAAGTTTTTGAGGGGATGCCTCAGAGGAATTTCTTTGCTTGGTCATCTATGATCTCTGGGTACTGCAAGAAGGGTAATGTTAAGGAGGCAAGGTCTATTTTTGATCGAATTCCAGTAAGGAATCTGGTGAATTGGAATTCCCTAATTTCTGGGTATGCACAAAATGGGTTTTCTGAGGAAGCTTTGGAAGCATTTGGAAAAATGCAAGCTGAAGGGTTTGAGCCAGATGAGGTCACGATAGCCAGTGTTTTATCTGCTTGTTCTCAGTTGGGCATGTTGGATGCTGGTAAGAAAATTCATCACATGATGAATCATAAGGGCATAAAGCTAAATCAGTTTGTTCTGAATGGACTGGTTGACATGTATGCAAAGTGTGGAGATTTAGCTAATGCAAGACTGATCTTTGAAGGGATGGCTCATAGGAACAGGGCCTGTTGGAATTCCATGATCTCAGGTTTTGCCATTCATGGACAAAGTAAGGAGGCTCTTGAGTTTTTTGGCAGAATGGAGGACTCCCATGAGGGGCCAGATGAGATAACTTTCCTCTCAGTGCTCTCAGCATGTGCACACGGGGGGTTTGTGAATGCAGGTTTAGAAATTTTCTCTAGGATGGAAAAATATGGCTTGACAACGGGCATCAAACATTATGGTTGTTTGATTGACCTTTTGGGGCGCGCAGGGAGAATTAAAGAGGCTTATGATTTGATCAAGAGAATGCCAGTGAAACCAAATGATGTAGTTTGGGGCGCCCTTCTTGGAGCTTGCCGGGTTCATTTGGACATGGAGATGGCAGACCGGGTGGTGGAAGAGATTGTTAAAGTGGATTCTAACATTAGCTCTGGATGTGATTCACATTATGTGCTGCTGTCAAATATTTATGCTGCTTCTGATAGATGGGAGAAGGCTGAAAAGATGAGGATGGAAATGGCGAATAAAGGGTTTCAAAAGACAACAGGGTGCAGTTCAATTATGCCAGGCAACACCACCCATGAGTAA